Proteins from a genomic interval of Paenibacillus lentus:
- the rlmN gene encoding 23S rRNA (adenine(2503)-C(2))-methyltransferase RlmN, which yields MNISSIYGLTLNQLIAWLEERGHKKSRALQVWDWLYRRRVRRFADMSDVKPEVLALLEEHFALETLVEEVKQQSADGTIKFLFKLADGNLIETVLMRHKFGLSVCVTTQVGCNIGCSFCASGLLKKSRDLTSAEIVEQIMKVQFHLDQVGQEERVSHIVVMGIGEPFDNFTNVSNFIRTVKDHKGLAIGPRRITVSTSGLADKIIEFADSDLKVNLAISLHAPNNELRTRIMKINRAVPIERLMEAIDYYLEKSNRKVTLEYILLRDVNDGQEHALELAELIGDRRSGVTVNLIPYNPVDEHGQYQRSRKESILAFYDVMKKQQINCSVRLEHGTDIDAACGQLRSKQIKKDKRIS from the coding sequence ATGAATATATCATCCATTTATGGATTAACGCTAAATCAGCTCATTGCCTGGCTGGAGGAGCGGGGTCACAAGAAATCGCGTGCACTCCAGGTATGGGATTGGCTATATCGTAGGCGGGTACGCAGATTTGCCGATATGAGCGATGTCAAACCGGAGGTGCTGGCGCTGCTGGAGGAGCATTTTGCGCTGGAAACGCTGGTGGAGGAGGTCAAACAGCAGTCGGCGGACGGAACGATCAAGTTCCTCTTTAAACTGGCGGATGGCAACCTGATCGAGACTGTTCTGATGAGGCATAAGTTCGGTCTTTCCGTCTGTGTTACCACTCAGGTAGGCTGCAATATCGGCTGCAGCTTCTGCGCAAGCGGGTTGCTTAAGAAGAGTCGTGACTTAACGAGCGCCGAAATCGTCGAACAAATTATGAAGGTGCAGTTCCATCTGGATCAAGTCGGACAGGAGGAACGGGTCAGTCACATTGTAGTCATGGGAATCGGCGAGCCATTTGACAACTTCACGAACGTATCCAATTTCATACGGACAGTGAAGGATCATAAGGGGCTGGCTATCGGGCCAAGACGGATTACCGTATCGACAAGCGGCCTGGCGGATAAAATCATCGAATTCGCCGACTCTGATCTCAAGGTGAACTTGGCCATTTCCCTGCATGCTCCCAATAATGAGCTGCGGACGCGCATCATGAAGATCAACCGGGCGGTTCCGATTGAGCGATTGATGGAAGCTATAGACTACTATCTGGAAAAATCGAATCGCAAGGTTACCTTGGAATATATTTTGCTCAGAGATGTTAACGACGGCCAAGAGCACGCGCTAGAGCTTGCCGAGCTGATCGGCGACCGCCGGAGCGGGGTTACCGTCAACCTCATTCCGTATAACCCGGTGGATGAACATGGTCAGTACCAGAGAAGCCGCAAGGAGTCGATCTTGGCCTTCTACGATGTTATGAAGAAGCAGCAAATCAATTGTAGCGTTCGTCTGGAGCACGGTACGGATATCGATGCTGCCTGCGGACAATTGCGGAGCAAACAGATTAAGAAGGACAAGAGAATATCCTAA
- a CDS encoding LSm family protein, which produces MRILVEAYYNCLHCKNKRVRILTRDGRQYTGTIMDVDYNNVYLRPDARGTVKTSAFYPGFYGGDILTLSLFTLLAIALI; this is translated from the coding sequence ATGAGGATATTGGTTGAAGCCTATTATAATTGCCTGCATTGCAAAAATAAACGGGTTCGCATTTTGACCAGGGACGGTCGGCAATATACGGGAACAATTATGGACGTGGACTATAACAACGTTTATTTGCGTCCCGATGCCAGAGGGACTGTCAAAACCTCGGCATTCTATCCAGGGTTTTATGGGGGCGATATTTTAACGTTAAGCCTGTTTACGCTGTTGGCGATTGCTTTAATCTAA
- a CDS encoding glycosyl hydrolase family 8, translating into MMPVWRNSCKNLLIISTIILSTIILLGCSIAVSTYSGEAAVKNERPYTEKFITKHMTNTNGTLATYLKPAISTYPDIVAGREALSESLGFWMQYAVMRQDHALFDRSYQVLKDKFLTPEKYIVWKLEPDGRIKVNTNALGDDLRIIGSLLEASELWKKDEYLTTAKEISDTLQRYVQKEGYFVDFHDFARHESPSTLSLVYVDIGVLKLMRDRQLVDSGVYEQYAQVLSNMPDDGIFYPKTFDVQQLQYTFDDHVNLIDQLIVGIHLAAMDEPPTALISFLKQEFRQYKTIKGRYNRVTRTAEVSYESPSVYGLAILLALESEDKEWAKQLHKHMITLKNRDASYSGGYVFNKNTHFFDNVLPLLAETALQNP; encoded by the coding sequence ATGATGCCGGTATGGCGTAATAGCTGCAAAAATCTGCTGATCATTTCGACGATCATCCTATCGACGATCATCCTATTAGGATGTTCTATTGCCGTAAGTACGTATTCCGGGGAGGCTGCTGTGAAGAACGAAAGGCCCTATACGGAGAAATTTATTACGAAGCATATGACGAATACGAACGGAACATTAGCGACATATTTGAAGCCTGCTATCTCAACGTACCCGGATATTGTTGCGGGCCGTGAGGCATTGTCCGAATCCTTAGGATTCTGGATGCAATATGCCGTTATGAGGCAGGACCATGCCTTGTTTGACCGTAGCTACCAAGTATTGAAAGACAAATTTCTAACCCCGGAGAAATATATCGTATGGAAGCTGGAGCCGGATGGCCGGATTAAGGTAAACACGAATGCGCTTGGCGACGATCTCCGCATTATCGGCAGTTTGTTGGAAGCGTCAGAGCTTTGGAAGAAGGATGAATATTTAACCACAGCGAAGGAAATATCGGATACTTTGCAGAGGTATGTACAGAAAGAAGGTTATTTCGTAGACTTTCATGACTTTGCGAGACATGAGTCACCATCGACGCTTAGCTTGGTTTATGTAGATATCGGAGTGCTCAAATTAATGAGGGATAGGCAGCTTGTTGATTCGGGCGTATACGAGCAATATGCGCAGGTACTCTCCAACATGCCGGATGACGGCATATTCTACCCAAAAACCTTTGATGTCCAGCAATTACAATATACTTTTGATGACCATGTGAATTTGATCGATCAATTGATTGTGGGCATTCACCTCGCGGCGATGGATGAGCCACCGACCGCTTTGATATCTTTTCTAAAACAAGAATTTCGTCAGTATAAAACCATTAAGGGACGCTACAACCGGGTAACCCGGACTGCGGAGGTCTCGTACGAATCACCTTCCGTCTATGGCTTGGCCATATTGCTTGCATTGGAATCGGAGGATAAGGAATGGGCAAAACAATTGCATAAACATATGATAACTCTAAAAAATAGGGACGCTTCCTACTCTGGCGGGTATGTATTCAACAAAAATACTCATTTCTTCGACAATGTTCTCCCACTACTTGCTGAAACGGCTTTGCAAAATCCATAA
- a CDS encoding GGDEF domain-containing protein produces MRGRVPTHRITSGYLILIFIAMLEQFLLFLHVYLEQSYTGAEFAFSIVALAALLIGLVLPLGLSVVGAFVFLVSYFVWLSTYAEPDILAFSWIVVVPANLAIAALIKTALIRSKIIIERMEELQYRAPQVDLNTTLGNKEALAEIVVKQTNLAKRYSEQYSFCMAMFKIDFLPLVQESLGSQRYAQLLMELSSIIQQQIRYEDYKFSLDRGRFIILCPMANHEFLQALTERIKQALLNIHFLDKKGQPLKLVIRAGAVVFHKEQFSKYKDIDAVIAALERHTETDLIGEYI; encoded by the coding sequence ATGAGGGGTAGAGTACCGACACATCGTATTACATCAGGCTATTTGATTCTTATTTTTATCGCGATGCTAGAGCAGTTTCTCCTCTTTCTTCATGTTTACCTTGAGCAAAGCTATACTGGGGCGGAGTTTGCCTTCAGCATCGTGGCTTTAGCGGCGCTTCTAATCGGGCTAGTGCTCCCTTTGGGGTTGTCCGTAGTTGGGGCGTTTGTGTTTTTGGTTAGCTATTTTGTCTGGCTGTCGACTTATGCGGAGCCGGATATTTTGGCATTCTCTTGGATTGTAGTCGTGCCGGCTAATCTCGCTATTGCCGCTTTAATCAAAACCGCTTTGATTCGCAGTAAAATTATCATAGAGCGCATGGAAGAGCTGCAGTATCGGGCTCCTCAAGTTGATCTCAATACGACGCTCGGTAATAAAGAGGCTTTGGCTGAGATCGTAGTGAAGCAAACCAATTTAGCCAAAAGATACTCTGAGCAATATAGCTTCTGCATGGCGATGTTCAAGATTGATTTCCTTCCCTTAGTGCAGGAATCGCTTGGTTCTCAGCGCTATGCTCAACTTCTAATGGAGTTGTCGAGCATCATTCAGCAGCAGATTCGGTATGAGGATTATAAATTTTCTTTAGATCGGGGACGCTTCATTATCCTCTGCCCAATGGCTAACCATGAATTTCTGCAGGCTTTAACCGAGCGAATTAAGCAGGCCTTGTTGAACATACATTTTCTAGATAAAAAGGGTCAGCCCCTCAAGCTCGTTATTCGTGCGGGGGCCGTCGTGTTTCATAAGGAGCAATTCAGCAAATATAAGGATATCGATGCAGTCATTGCTGCGCTAGAAAGACATACGGAGACAGACCTTATCGGAGAATACATTTGA
- a CDS encoding glycosyltransferase family 2 protein, with amino-acid sequence MADFLLVFCIISIWIAVFQSIIMMIGAIRFVWRQSQTPLVLPADMEDFPTVTVIVPAHNEELVIAATARHVLHLNYPAHKIQFIVVADNCTDDTAGRLKALKAQPEYWHRDFFIMERTGTGGKSGALNDALKHAAGEWVCIFDADAAPEKNSLLFLVQKAMEEPELYGAVFGRNKARNREQNFLSRCINLELVTMQRVLHTGMWELFKLGTIPGTNFIIKTSLIKEIGGWDEQALTEDTAISFEILSRGQLIALASQAEAYQQEPEQLSVYMKQRERWAKGNYQVVLDNFHHLFRPSSWRIKLHLLYFMASYFWFLVTIVISDLIIMVNVIYWVMALFKPELTSPFHFAGDVYVYLIIAWALMYYLYVLQINLALASDIGQSNIRNFILSCITYFTYAQLFLVISVRASYNMIMDKIMHRESKWYKTQRFD; translated from the coding sequence GTGGCTGATTTTTTGTTGGTTTTTTGTATAATTAGCATCTGGATCGCTGTATTCCAATCGATCATCATGATGATCGGGGCCATCCGCTTCGTCTGGCGGCAAAGCCAAACACCGCTCGTGCTGCCTGCGGATATGGAGGATTTCCCTACGGTGACGGTAATCGTTCCGGCTCATAATGAAGAGCTCGTTATTGCAGCTACAGCGAGACATGTCCTGCATTTGAATTACCCGGCGCATAAAATACAGTTTATCGTTGTCGCGGATAATTGCACGGATGATACAGCTGGCCGCCTCAAGGCGCTCAAGGCTCAGCCAGAGTACTGGCATCGGGATTTTTTCATTATGGAGCGCACAGGAACTGGCGGAAAATCGGGAGCGCTGAACGATGCGCTGAAGCATGCTGCCGGGGAATGGGTGTGCATCTTTGATGCCGATGCTGCACCGGAGAAAAATTCGCTGTTATTTCTTGTGCAAAAGGCGATGGAGGAACCGGAATTGTATGGCGCGGTGTTCGGCCGCAACAAAGCGCGAAACCGGGAGCAGAACTTTCTCTCTCGGTGTATTAACCTGGAATTGGTGACCATGCAGCGTGTGCTTCATACCGGGATGTGGGAGCTGTTCAAGCTGGGGACGATTCCCGGAACAAATTTTATCATTAAGACGTCGCTAATCAAAGAAATCGGTGGCTGGGACGAGCAGGCGTTGACGGAGGATACAGCAATTTCTTTTGAAATCCTTTCCAGAGGCCAGCTTATCGCGCTTGCCTCGCAAGCTGAGGCTTACCAGCAGGAGCCGGAGCAGCTTTCGGTATATATGAAGCAGCGCGAACGCTGGGCCAAAGGCAATTACCAGGTGGTTCTGGATAATTTCCATCACTTGTTCAGGCCCTCCAGCTGGCGGATCAAGCTGCATTTACTCTATTTTATGGCCAGTTACTTTTGGTTTTTGGTCACGATTGTGATTTCCGATCTGATCATTATGGTTAATGTCATTTATTGGGTTATGGCGTTATTTAAGCCCGAATTGACGTCACCTTTCCATTTTGCGGGAGATGTATATGTTTATCTCATCATAGCTTGGGCGCTGATGTATTACTTGTATGTGCTGCAGATCAATCTGGCACTCGCTTCGGATATCGGACAGAGCAACATTCGGAATTTTATTTTGTCCTGTATCACTTATTTTACTTATGCGCAGTTATTCCTCGTGATTTCAGTCCGCGCGTCTTACAATATGATCATGGACAAAATTATGCATCGGGAGAGCAAATGGTATAAGACGCAGCGATTTGATTAG
- a CDS encoding DUF423 domain-containing protein — protein sequence MTTLLLLGACMMFLAVALGAFGAHALKNKLSEDMMKIYQTGIQYHIAHALGLLLLGLISVQIESSSLIMLAGWFLFTGIILFSGSLYALSLSGIRKLGAITPLGGVAFLVGWVLMAIAVI from the coding sequence ATGACAACACTATTACTTCTCGGAGCGTGCATGATGTTTCTTGCCGTAGCCTTAGGAGCTTTCGGAGCTCATGCTTTAAAGAATAAGCTCTCCGAGGACATGATGAAAATTTACCAAACCGGAATTCAGTACCACATTGCCCATGCGCTGGGTTTGCTGCTATTAGGCTTAATTTCTGTGCAAATCGAATCGTCTTCCCTGATTATGCTTGCCGGCTGGTTCCTCTTCACAGGAATTATCCTCTTCTCCGGTAGTTTATACGCCCTGAGCCTATCAGGCATCCGCAAACTCGGTGCAATTACGCCGCTGGGCGGCGTGGCATTCCTGGTCGGCTGGGTTCTTATGGCAATCGCGGTGATCTGA
- the phnE gene encoding phosphonate ABC transporter, permease protein PhnE, giving the protein MTKSGNKIMRKPKKPAYRWLIYAALAIVYIWAFAGIPYTGIKETAGQISKAILAGIFSPDWDYVYLPDGEDLLRGLLDTLAISMLGTFISTVVCIPFAFWAATNMSSSKWVSGSGKMLLSFIRTFPEIIMAILFIKAVGPGSFAGVLALGLHSVGMLGKLFADEVENLDKGPIEALIATGASRLQIMWFAVIPQVLPGFLSYTLYRFEINVRSATILGIIGAGGIGTPLIFALSSRNWERVGIILLGIIIMITIIDMISGSIRKRLV; this is encoded by the coding sequence ATGACAAAATCAGGAAACAAAATCATGCGCAAGCCGAAAAAACCAGCTTATCGCTGGCTCATTTACGCAGCGCTTGCCATCGTCTATATTTGGGCTTTCGCCGGTATACCTTATACAGGCATTAAAGAAACGGCCGGACAAATCTCCAAAGCAATCCTGGCCGGAATCTTCTCGCCAGACTGGGATTATGTCTACTTACCCGACGGCGAAGATTTACTTCGAGGGCTGCTGGATACGCTGGCGATATCCATGCTCGGCACCTTTATATCAACTGTAGTCTGCATTCCCTTTGCCTTCTGGGCGGCTACCAATATGAGCTCCTCCAAATGGGTGTCCGGTTCGGGAAAAATGTTACTAAGCTTCATTCGCACCTTTCCGGAAATCATTATGGCCATTCTGTTCATTAAGGCCGTCGGCCCGGGCTCCTTCGCCGGGGTGCTAGCGCTTGGGCTGCACTCCGTCGGCATGCTGGGCAAGCTGTTCGCCGATGAGGTGGAGAACCTGGACAAAGGCCCAATTGAAGCGTTAATTGCTACAGGGGCAAGCCGCTTGCAAATCATGTGGTTTGCTGTAATTCCCCAGGTGCTTCCTGGCTTCCTCTCCTATACCTTGTACCGGTTCGAGATTAATGTTCGCTCCGCGACGATTCTCGGCATCATCGGCGCTGGTGGGATAGGAACCCCGCTCATTTTTGCTTTAAGCTCCCGCAATTGGGAGCGAGTCGGCATTATTCTGCTCGGGATCATTATCATGATTACGATCATTGACATGATCTCCGGCTCGATCCGCAAGAGGCTGGTGTAG
- the phnE gene encoding phosphonate ABC transporter, permease protein PhnE, giving the protein MNAKPSLPIHARPKAPSRLKHGLTVVIILLLLWGSAVQTESTIGELVAGIPNMLDLLREMFPPKWSYINNITDAMLETIRMALVGTTLGALGAIPVALLCASNLTRSGWIYYPVRFLLNLVRTIPDLLLAALFVAIFGLGPLPGIFALAVFSMGLIAKLTYEALETIDHGPLEAMTSVGANPLQRISYAVIPQIQAHFASYVLYTFEINVRAAAILGLVGAGGIGHYYEVTLGFLEYDKTSVIIIFTLAIVLVIDYVSMKLREKLL; this is encoded by the coding sequence ATGAATGCGAAGCCGAGCCTCCCTATTCACGCCCGCCCAAAGGCCCCCAGTCGGTTGAAGCATGGTCTGACCGTCGTCATTATCCTGCTTCTGCTCTGGGGCAGCGCGGTTCAGACGGAGTCAACAATCGGTGAACTCGTGGCCGGCATTCCTAATATGCTCGATCTGCTACGGGAGATGTTTCCCCCGAAGTGGAGCTATATCAACAATATTACAGACGCGATGCTGGAGACGATTCGTATGGCCCTCGTAGGAACGACGCTTGGAGCGCTCGGCGCCATTCCGGTCGCCCTGCTGTGCGCCAGCAATTTGACAAGATCCGGCTGGATTTACTATCCAGTTCGTTTCCTGCTTAACCTTGTGCGCACCATCCCGGATCTGTTGCTGGCTGCCCTGTTTGTCGCTATTTTTGGGCTTGGGCCGCTGCCCGGCATATTCGCTCTGGCAGTCTTCTCCATGGGCCTGATCGCCAAGCTGACCTACGAGGCATTAGAGACGATCGATCACGGGCCGCTGGAAGCGATGACCTCCGTCGGCGCAAATCCACTGCAGCGGATCTCATACGCCGTCATTCCGCAGATTCAAGCGCATTTTGCCTCCTACGTGCTGTATACCTTCGAAATCAACGTGCGTGCGGCGGCCATTCTCGGCCTGGTCGGTGCCGGTGGTATCGGGCATTATTACGAGGTAACTTTAGGTTTTCTGGAGTATGACAAGACTAGCGTTATTATTATTTTTACATTGGCTATCGTGCTTGTGATTGATTATGTAAGCATGAAGCTGCGGGAGAAGCTGTTATGA
- the phnC gene encoding phosphonate ABC transporter ATP-binding protein produces the protein MIELTNVSKTYPNGTKGLNQINLSISQGEFVVIVGLSGAGKSTLLRSMNRLHDITEGDIRIGGKSITQASGQQLRTIRRDIGMIFQSFNLVKRSTVLRNVMAGRVGYHSTLRTLLGLFPKEDTDIAFEALRRVNIADKAYIRADQLSGGQQQRVAIARVLAQEAKIILADEPVASLDPLTTKQVMDDLKRINQELGITTIVNLHFIDLARAYATRIIGLRAGEVVFDGPVSEATDNVFASIYGRPIEQDELLEERVV, from the coding sequence GTGATAGAACTGACGAATGTATCCAAAACCTATCCCAATGGCACCAAGGGTCTAAACCAAATTAATCTGTCTATTTCCCAGGGCGAATTCGTCGTCATCGTTGGCTTGTCGGGAGCGGGAAAATCCACGTTGCTTCGTTCGATGAACCGACTGCACGACATTACCGAAGGAGATATCCGCATTGGCGGAAAATCGATTACGCAAGCTTCGGGACAACAGCTTCGCACCATCCGCCGTGATATTGGCATGATCTTTCAAAGCTTCAATCTGGTCAAGCGCTCTACCGTGCTGCGCAATGTCATGGCCGGAAGAGTCGGTTACCATTCCACATTAAGAACCTTGCTTGGGCTATTCCCCAAGGAGGACACCGACATCGCCTTTGAAGCGCTGCGCCGCGTTAATATTGCCGATAAAGCCTATATCCGGGCCGACCAGCTGTCTGGCGGGCAGCAGCAACGGGTCGCCATTGCGCGCGTGCTTGCTCAGGAAGCCAAAATCATCCTCGCGGATGAACCAGTGGCCTCTCTCGATCCTCTGACGACCAAACAGGTCATGGACGATCTGAAGCGGATTAATCAGGAACTCGGCATTACGACGATCGTCAACCTGCACTTCATCGATCTGGCAAGAGCATACGCTACGCGGATTATCGGGCTCCGAGCGGGAGAGGTGGTTTTTGACGGTCCGGTGTCAGAGGCAACCGACAACGTATTTGCCTCAATATATGGACGGCCGATTGAACAGGATGAGCTGCTGGAGGAGCGGGTTGTATGA
- a CDS encoding phosphate/phosphite/phosphonate ABC transporter substrate-binding protein, with protein MRKITRFILPLFLSVAFLSACNSNATVSNTGKDAAANQPANQQENQPANTPEATGYVPETLTVQFVPSQNADTLEAKAKPLEKLLTDRLGIPVKVSVSTDYNTIIEAMASKKVDVGFLPPTAYVLAKEKGAADVILQAQRFGVQDDTGAPTEELVDFYKAMIIVKKDSDIQSVSDLKGKRIAYQNVTSSAGFVWPAGKLLEAGLDPLKDVQAITVKGHDQGVLAVLNDDVDAAAIFQDARNIVKGDYPTVFEDTEVLTFTEPIPNDTVTVRTDMNAEWSEKIASAFIDIGKDEAGRAIIQEIYSHEGYVKSQDSTFDIVREYGEKVKTE; from the coding sequence TTGAGAAAAATAACCCGATTCATTCTGCCATTGTTCTTATCCGTCGCCTTCCTTAGCGCTTGCAATTCCAATGCCACGGTAAGCAATACCGGCAAGGATGCAGCGGCGAACCAACCCGCTAATCAACAGGAGAACCAGCCTGCAAATACACCAGAAGCTACTGGATATGTACCGGAAACGTTAACTGTTCAATTCGTCCCATCTCAAAATGCAGACACGCTCGAAGCGAAAGCCAAGCCGCTTGAAAAACTGCTGACAGATCGTCTGGGCATTCCGGTCAAAGTCAGCGTATCCACCGACTACAACACAATTATTGAGGCAATGGCCTCCAAAAAGGTAGATGTCGGCTTCCTGCCCCCAACCGCTTATGTCTTAGCCAAAGAGAAGGGCGCTGCCGATGTTATTCTGCAAGCTCAACGCTTCGGAGTACAGGATGATACGGGTGCTCCTACTGAAGAGCTTGTCGATTTCTACAAGGCGATGATCATCGTCAAGAAGGATTCCGACATTCAATCCGTCAGCGATTTGAAGGGCAAACGTATCGCGTATCAGAACGTAACATCCTCCGCAGGGTTCGTATGGCCCGCAGGCAAGCTTTTGGAAGCTGGACTTGACCCGCTCAAGGACGTTCAAGCCATTACGGTAAAGGGACATGACCAAGGCGTGCTCGCCGTATTGAACGACGATGTCGATGCAGCGGCGATTTTCCAGGATGCACGAAATATCGTGAAAGGCGATTATCCGACAGTATTTGAGGACACAGAAGTTCTGACGTTCACCGAGCCAATCCCGAACGATACAGTCACCGTGCGTACGGACATGAACGCGGAGTGGAGCGAGAAGATCGCTAGCGCCTTCATCGATATTGGCAAGGATGAAGCTGGCCGAGCGATCATTCAAGAAATTTACTCGCACGAAGGCTACGTGAAATCGCAAGACAGCACCTTCGATATCGTGCGTGAATACGGGGAGAAAGTAAAAACAGAGTAA
- a CDS encoding bifunctional metallophosphatase/5'-nucleotidase, translated as MDKTAVCEILVTSDIHGHIYPTDYRTAEERNLGLAKIASLIERERQRAPDLLLLDNGDLIQGSPLTSYFIKQQASKLHPMVAVLNKLDYDAAVPGNHEFNYGQDILNGVMEESSFPWLSAGIVDLKTGNPAFGRPYIVKKIGPSTDPVKVVILGVTTHYIPNWENPQHLEGLEFRDALETTKAWVAHIREQECPDLLVVSYHGGFERDLDSGEATEKLSGENQGYAICREVEGIDVLITGHQHRFLATQLGDVTVIQPGCHGQALGKIMVDLEMQGGRWRVRQKSAELLRVDESVSADRTILAMLSDLEAKTQSWLDQPIGQVEGDMRIHSSFICRTEDHAFMEFVNKVQMEVTGAQVSCAALLSEESRGFGSTITMRDVLSNFMYPNTLTVLRLQGRDIRAALEQTAAYFVVSSDGNLAVNPAYVRPKAQHYNYDMWEGICYEFDIARPLGQRVVKLTDLDGVNIEEEMKFEVVMNSYRAGGGGDYEMFKGKPVVREIGADMAELIAEYIQQHRTIKAGCDHNWRVIVGGTEE; from the coding sequence ATGGACAAAACAGCCGTATGCGAAATACTCGTGACGAGTGACATTCATGGACATATTTACCCGACCGATTACAGAACGGCAGAGGAAAGAAATCTAGGTTTGGCAAAAATAGCTTCGCTAATTGAGCGAGAACGGCAGCGTGCTCCCGACTTGCTTCTGCTAGACAACGGCGATTTGATCCAAGGTTCGCCGTTGACCTCGTATTTCATCAAGCAGCAAGCCAGCAAGCTTCACCCCATGGTTGCTGTGTTGAACAAGCTGGATTATGATGCTGCCGTGCCGGGGAATCATGAGTTTAACTATGGTCAGGATATACTGAATGGGGTCATGGAAGAATCATCTTTCCCTTGGTTGTCGGCAGGAATTGTCGATCTGAAGACGGGAAATCCCGCGTTTGGAAGACCCTATATTGTCAAAAAAATAGGCCCTTCTACGGATCCGGTTAAGGTAGTGATTCTTGGAGTAACGACGCACTATATCCCCAACTGGGAGAATCCACAGCATCTGGAGGGGTTAGAGTTTCGCGATGCATTGGAAACGACGAAGGCATGGGTGGCCCATATTCGGGAGCAGGAGTGCCCCGATCTGCTTGTCGTCTCTTATCATGGCGGGTTCGAGCGCGATCTGGATAGCGGCGAGGCTACGGAGAAGCTGAGTGGAGAGAACCAGGGATATGCGATCTGCCGGGAGGTCGAAGGGATTGACGTGCTGATTACCGGGCACCAGCATCGTTTCCTGGCAACACAATTGGGGGACGTAACCGTTATTCAGCCCGGGTGCCATGGACAAGCCTTGGGCAAAATTATGGTGGACTTGGAGATGCAGGGGGGGCGGTGGCGAGTCCGTCAGAAGTCCGCTGAGCTGCTGAGGGTAGATGAATCGGTGAGCGCGGATAGAACGATTTTGGCTATGCTCTCTGACTTGGAGGCTAAGACGCAAAGCTGGCTGGATCAGCCGATTGGACAGGTGGAGGGGGATATGCGTATCCATAGCTCGTTCATCTGCCGGACGGAGGATCATGCGTTTATGGAATTCGTGAATAAGGTACAGATGGAGGTCACCGGAGCCCAGGTATCCTGCGCCGCCTTGTTGAGTGAAGAATCTCGGGGCTTCGGATCAACGATCACTATGCGGGATGTGTTGAGTAATTTTATGTATCCTAACACTTTGACTGTACTTCGCCTTCAGGGGAGGGATATCCGGGCTGCATTAGAGCAGACTGCCGCATATTTTGTCGTCAGTTCGGACGGGAACCTTGCGGTCAATCCGGCTTACGTCCGGCCCAAAGCCCAGCATTACAATTACGATATGTGGGAGGGCATCTGCTATGAGTTTGATATCGCCAGGCCGCTGGGGCAGCGGGTAGTCAAACTGACCGATCTCGACGGCGTGAATATCGAGGAAGAGATGAAGTTCGAGGTAGTTATGAACAGCTACCGGGCCGGTGGCGGGGGAGATTACGAGATGTTCAAGGGGAAGCCGGTCGTGCGGGAGATCGGAGCTGATATGGCTGAGTTGATCGCAGAATATATTCAGCAGCACCGGACGATTAAAGCAGGCTGCGACCATAATTGGAGGGTTATTGTGGGCGGAACGGAGGAATGA